The Humulus lupulus chromosome 7, drHumLupu1.1, whole genome shotgun sequence region CAGCCAGAGTTTGACAAGGGTCTGGCACTGGCAAAAATCAGAAAGAGCTGCATCCTTTTGTTGGAGCAGTTAATGATTATATCTCCACAGGTAAGTCCTAATGTGAGAGAAGAAGCCTCAGCTATGGCAGATGAGTGGGCAGCTAACTTGGGACAGAAGTTTCAGCGTCCGGTGACTGTGTATGGGTTTCTTCTTTTCCTAGCAGCGTATGGATTCAATTCTGATTACAAGGCAGATGAGCTTATTCGTCTTTTTGGAATTGCTACTCAGTATCAACCCTCTCCTGGTTTGTGTCAAGTCCTTGGTTTAGCGGATAAAGTAGAAGGTGAGTAGACCCCAAATATGGTGTTTTGTATCTTCTCCTTTTAAACAAGAAACAGATATATTTATGCACTAAACTTTATATGATCTCTCTTTTATAGGAAAGTGCAATATTTCATGCAATCTATTGTGTTTTTTTACTAGACAGGTTATCCAATTAGGATGACGATAATTTAGATTGAGGTGATCATAGTTGCAATTAGGCTTTCGGATGTCGTTAATAGCAGTTTGATAAAATCCAGGGTTCTTGGTTTATGGCTGACAGTTATCATCCAAAGTCTCATACAAAAACCTCTGCTGCTTGAAGCTATTGACAATATGTATGCATATCAAGTGGCTGACAAGTTCCAGCCAGTACGTATTCTAAAGGGCTATTTGAGTTACTCTAAGAAAAGAATATACAAGAAAGGAAAAGGCAAAAAACCGGTTACTCAACAGGTATGTAACCTATCTGTTGCATGCTAGTAATATTTGTAGTATTAAGTTTTGACACTGAGTGCTCATATCGATTGAAATTTTCCTACAGAATCAGGGAATAGACAAAGAAATAACTGCTATGAGAACAGTGATCAAATATATTGTTAAATACAACCTTGAATCAGAATTTCCACCTGAGGACCTTAAGAAACAAATTGTGAAGCTGGAACAGCAGAAGGGGATACTTGGTACTCTGCCAACAGAAAAACCAAAAGCATATGGGAGCGGTATAACACTAGACCCTTTTCTATCATGTGGTATGAACAATAGAATTTCTAATCGAATTCAATCTGTGAAAAtactttttttcattttttttttatatcataGGAAATGTAAACTCATTCCACTCTAGCATGTGGTGAGAACAGTAGAATTTGTAATGAGATTCCAACTCTGATTATACATTTGttgttcttttgatagttgagaatgaatatccatatatatatatgtatgtatgtatgtataacTTTGCTGACTATTTGTCATAAATCTAGCTTATTGTCTATTGGGAAATGCTAAGCTGCTAGAGATGTATCTCTAATATATTGCCTGGTAATCAACAGAAACGGTTTATGTATGATCTTTTATGGGCTTTCATCTTATCAAACTTCAGATACTTCGTCACCAGTTTTCATAAATTTATGCAGAAATTTTATATCCCTGGAATTGTTGTTTATTCTACCTCTCTGTTGAAACATTGGGAAACATAAGGATCTCCATTATTATGCCTAGTATACTTCTTGTTATGTTGAATTCAGCGAtttgtgttgtttgaattgcAAAGCTCAACTTCATATGGGTAATCATTTGGTTTAATTTTTGAATTCACTTCCTAATGCTGTATCTTTTTGAAGTTCACTTACTCACGGTATCTTCATATCATATGCTGCTTGTTTATGACTGGTTAGCAAGCACTTCTGCCGACTCTCAAGTAAAATTTGAACCAGCTCCAAATGAAAATTTACAGTTGGACAACCAAAGGACTTCATTATCTACCGGCCCTTGGCCTCAGCTTGATGCGTTCTGTATCAGTAACGCTGGAAAAGGTTTGGACTTTTTTTCTTACGAGCACACTGAGGAGTATGATTCAATGTCTTCTTCCTCTAGTCACCCTTGGCCTGAGCTTAAGTCCTTCTGTGTCAATATGGAGGGTAGGGGATTGAGAAATTTTCTTCATGACCATATTGAGGAGCATGATTCACTGTGCAATGAGGTTTATGATGCCCTACAGTATGCAGCTGATCCAGCAAAGCTTGTTTTAGATGCAATGCCTGGATTTTTTCGTTCACAGTCCAAGTCTGTTAAGGGTTTATCATTGAACAAAGTCAGAAAAAGCTGCATTCTCTTGCTAGAACAATTGATAACTATATTGCCGGAGATCAATCCTCAAGTGAAAGAAGAGTCTTTGAAGATGGCAAATGAGTGGAAAGCTAACTTGGGAGAGAAGTATCAAAAACCTGTCATCGTTTATGGATTTCTGCATTTTGTGGCAGCCTATGAGTTAGCCTCTAATTACGAGGGGGATGAGCTTCTTGGTCTTATGACAATTGCAAATCAGTATAAAGTGTGTCTCAATTTGTGTCAAATCCTTGGTTTGACAGATAGAATCGAAGGTGAGCAGATCCTCAACTTGTTTGCTAGTTCATTTGAATTGAAAAAACTATAAATACTTCAATAAGGCTAGTGAAAACACTTTCTATAGCACTTTGATGAAATCTATATGGTTCTTGTGTCACTTGTCATGCAGTTTTAATAAAAACTCTCTTACAAAAGAATCTGATATTTGAGGCTATTGAGCATATATATGCATTTGAGATGAGTGATAAGTTCAAGCCAGCAGCACGTCTTTTGAAGGGCTATCTAATCTTCATAAAGAAAACGGCATACAAGAAAGGAACCAGAAAACAAGTAAGTCCTCATTTTGTTTTTTGGGATTGTTTTAATATAGTGTTTATGAGGTTATACCTGCCTTTTCTGAGTCCATTTGTGGATTGAACTGTGGTATGGAATCAGGCCATTGACAAAGAAATAGCTGCTGTGAGAAATGTTATGAAATGTATAGCTAAATACAAGCTTGAGTCAGAATACCCACTAGAGGAGCTTGAGAGACAAATAGTGGAACTGGAAAACCAGAAACTAATGCTCCTATAAATGACTGCCATACCATAGCAACAGAAGAAGCACAAAGCATATGTGGAACATTTTTTGTGTTGGTTCTCATCTTTTACGTGTGTTTACAAGTTGGTTCCtatattttttttggtaaattgGTCCCTACCTTTCAGTTTCAATACAAGGATTGAATAAAGTTTGATCCTTAGtctacagtttttttttttatatatattttaaacttttaatgacaacaataaaattaaaaattatcacattaaataattaaaaaaaaaattgaacatgGATTAAAAATACTATAAAAGTTTATATTCATGAAAAAATAAATACCTTTATTTTTTACTTAAAATCTATATCATATTGGAGATTATGTGACAATTTAAACACTCTTCAAATCACTTTTTTCTCATTtagtctaattttttttattcattttataaattataataataaatgtaattttttaaacttaaatgagatatttataagatattgtTATTAAAATATAGATAGATATCTATTTGTGaatctatatatattctaaacattatctattaatctcatattttcctctactctaatttttttttcctctctaaactctttcaatttcaattttcaatgaattccaattcatatctccaaatttgattgatttacttGTTAATGATTACACAATCATTTCgggtatttatttaattattaatgtttgttcaTCTTTAAAGTTttggtatttattcaattattaatgtttgttaatcaATAAAGTTTTTACTTTAAATTATTGATATTGACATTCTaacatcttcatcttatttttctattaTGTTTTAGATGTTATCGGATGATTAGGTTGTATAAATCTTCAGATAGATTTTGTAGTATCATTAATCGAAAGATTTTCCACCATCTCCAATGATGTGGAAGCAattacaagttctaatatatctatttttttcatttaattactattattgttgaaaatgaatagaaaataataaaatttatataatcatcttattttttatttgtttatttgtggttaattaatttactattattattttaaatttaaataagatattatttttatttatttataataatatgttcatatctattttttgtagacttttttttaaattaaagatattttatacaaatatatctttttgtatataaatataaaatattattctagatggatattattaaatatattattattattatatgtgaagttTTGGTACAATTGAATTGAATCTTATCATTACGATGCAAAAGTCTATAATCTCTCCCAATAATCATTCTCTTTTTTCGGAAGAGAAACGAGTAAATAGAATGGAAAAAATCT contains the following coding sequences:
- the LOC133790830 gene encoding FRIGIDA-like protein 5 isoform X1 — translated: MEQSFFKNQSASLQKSSETRLKELEMKETHINNRFKEIESKENEIGLVLKMLEQRERMVELKEKGLGGISDFDRSLSMDGQKMLMFLNQYVDEQEKLHDVIYNDLKRSDDPAKLVLDAVKEFYAENEEMGFSGSVRKRSCVILLEQLTRLGPVIEPAVKAEVATLAREWRAKIKMENEQNGVLEVMGFLLLLGAYGLVDEFDIFEMLSVFETIGQQHGQAGEPCTTVDLANKDPVSTVFDSQVKANWSLEEDKELDNRIALSFDCPSDALKYFCVGMDGRSLRSFLYDHVEEHDSLCNEVQCALTQAPDPAKLVLDAIPGFLRTQPEFDKGLALAKIRKSCILLLEQLMIISPQVSPNVREEASAMADEWAANLGQKFQRPVTVYGFLLFLAAYGFNSDYKADELIRLFGIATQYQPSPGLCQVLGLADKVEVIIQSLIQKPLLLEAIDNMYAYQVADKFQPVRILKGYLSYSKKRIYKKGKGKKPVTQQNQGIDKEITAMRTVIKYIVKYNLESEFPPEDLKKQIVKLEQQKGILGTLPTEKPKAYGSGITLDPFLSCASTSADSQVKFEPAPNENLQLDNQRTSLSTGPWPQLDAFCISNAGKGLDFFSYEHTEEYDSMSSSSSHPWPELKSFCVNMEGRGLRNFLHDHIEEHDSLCNEVYDALQYAADPAKLVLDAMPGFFRSQSKSVKGLSLNKVRKSCILLLEQLITILPEINPQVKEESLKMANEWKANLGEKYQKPVIVYGFLHFVAAYELASNYEGDELLGLMTIANQYKVCLNLCQILGLTDRIEVLIKTLLQKNLIFEAIEHIYAFEMSDKFKPAARLLKGYLIFIKKTAYKKGTRKQAIDKEIAAVRNVMKCIAKYKLESEYPLEELERQIVELENQKLMLL
- the LOC133790830 gene encoding FRIGIDA-like protein 5 isoform X2 — encoded protein: MEQSFFKNQSASLQKSSETRLKELEMKETHINNRFKEIESKENEIGLVLKMLEQRERMVELKEKGLGGISDFDRSLSMDGQKMLMFLNQYVDEQEKLHDVIYNDLKRSDDPAKLVLDAVKEFYAENEEMGFSGSVRKRSCVILLEQLTRLGPVIEPAVKAEVATLAREWRAKIKMENEQNGVLEVMGFLLLLGAYGLVDEFDIFEMLSVFETIGQQHGQAGEPCTTVDLANKDPVSTVFDSQVKANWSLEEDKELDNRIALSFDCPSDALKYFCVGMDGRSLRSFLYDHVEEHDSLCNEVQCALTQAPDPAKLVLDAIPGFLRTQPEFDKGLALAKIRKSCILLLEQLMIISPQVSPNVREEASAMADEWAANLGQKFQRPVTVYGFLLFLAAYGFNSDYKADELIRLFGIATQYQPSPGLCQVLGLADKVEVIIQSLIQKPLLLEAIDNMYAYQVADKFQPVRILKGYLSYSKKRIYKKGKGKKPVTQQNQGIDKEITAMRTVIKYIVKYNLESEFPPEDLKKQIVKLEQQKGILGTLPTEKPKAYGSASTSADSQVKFEPAPNENLQLDNQRTSLSTGPWPQLDAFCISNAGKGLDFFSYEHTEEYDSMSSSSSHPWPELKSFCVNMEGRGLRNFLHDHIEEHDSLCNEVYDALQYAADPAKLVLDAMPGFFRSQSKSVKGLSLNKVRKSCILLLEQLITILPEINPQVKEESLKMANEWKANLGEKYQKPVIVYGFLHFVAAYELASNYEGDELLGLMTIANQYKVCLNLCQILGLTDRIEVLIKTLLQKNLIFEAIEHIYAFEMSDKFKPAARLLKGYLIFIKKTAYKKGTRKQAIDKEIAAVRNVMKCIAKYKLESEYPLEELERQIVELENQKLMLL